The following coding sequences are from one Phycisphaeraceae bacterium window:
- a CDS encoding type II secretion system protein, whose protein sequence is MRPCRRKNRTRPAFSMVELIIVMVIVGLVSAMAIPRLSSAADRSRVAATTANLRLIARAIEYYAAEHADRGPLDEPDGSTTSDGDLVASRLTARTTASGQVSSTGPFGPYLRTMPPNPYNRLATIRIGGAAAGANTHGWRLDPATRLLAGDHPGVVAPSGGGDGALAVDGGAAVADGELEIAP, encoded by the coding sequence ATGCGCCCCTGTCGCCGCAAAAACCGAACCCGGCCCGCCTTCTCGATGGTCGAGTTGATCATCGTCATGGTGATCGTCGGGCTGGTCAGCGCGATGGCGATCCCGCGGCTCTCTTCCGCCGCCGATCGCAGCCGCGTCGCCGCCACCACCGCCAACCTGCGGCTCATCGCCCGCGCCATCGAGTACTACGCCGCCGAACACGCCGACCGCGGCCCACTCGACGAGCCCGATGGTTCCACCACCTCTGACGGCGACCTCGTCGCCTCCCGTCTGACGGCCCGCACGACCGCCTCGGGACAGGTCTCCAGCACAGGCCCCTTCGGCCCCTACCTCCGAACGATGCCCCCGAACCCCTACAACCGGCTCGCCACCATCCGCATCGGCGGCGCCGCGGCCGGAGCCAACACCCACGGCTGGCGCCTCGACCCGGCCACCCGCCTGCTCGCAGGCGATCACCCGGGCGTGGTTGCTCCCTCCGGCGGCGGCGACGGGGCGCTGGCGGTCGACGGCGGAGCAGCGGTCGCTGACGGCGAACTCGAGATCGCTCCCTAA